catgcactatcattataaaataaatattgtaaaaaaatcattacaaaaaatgacattatcattcaattaaaattttcatctataattgaaagtgcattctaattctaattaaattcataccATATTCCAATTATATATCTTCTTTATGTTAATTTGATGAGAAATGCTAGCCACAATGTAAAATACACTCTTTTGAACTCATTTTCTTTAATTGgtaaaaattgattgaaaattataaaaaaaaaaatcatggatcAGATATCTTATTATGTAAATGATTTTATCTCATGATTATTTagtttccaataaattttaatcaataataaaatatgttaggAGGAATGTGTATTAGGCCAGGAAGTATATTATTAGCGCTCCTCTTATTTTACTTAATGGAAAGAGGAGTTACAgtcatatttatgaaaaaactaAACAGgttaaatcaaaacaaaaaattaagagaatagTTTATCTAGTGGTCAAATTAAGTTGATACGATTATTTCCATTATTAGTCGTTAGCTGGTTATATAATTAGTCTATAACCTCTTTTCCCTAGAGTCTATAACCTACTTGATCTAGAGATAGTGCAAGACCTTTCACATTTGAGAATTTGCACAGCAGaacatttaatttctctttctaaAATGATAGAAATATTAAATCCACCACACATATAGGGTTGTCTTGTCttcctccatgattatatagaaCTAAGGACATATTAAAGTCCTAATTGTCTTGATTACACGTTTCAAATCATCAACAGCTCCACTTTATGGATGTTAAAGATTTATACCTTCGAGCTTATGTAAAACCACATCCCACCAAATATAGCCAATAGAAGAAGAACATTTTCTTatacaaaatatgtttttaatcttaGCTGGCTATTCTTAATGATAACCGTGGGAACGcataaaagaagaataaatctaGACAAAATACAAGTGACGCGTGCAATGTTACCTTTGACGGAAAGAACAATATATGGCATGTTTGATTTGATATTTGAAGAattgattttgtattaaaagttaattttagatatattttcatatattttgtttcatgttggagaaaattttaaaattgattttaagtccaaaaataatttatacctttggattcaaaattttatattaaattttacttttaacttgatttgataataaaacatttaaatattaatcatatcactcaaaatcaattttaattaaaatcaatccatCCTAATACACACAGTACCTCTAAACGACCATAGGATCCTAGCATCACAACCTTGTCCGCTACAATAATAGCCAGAATTTCACACCTGAATATGGATGGATGCCTTCTACAAATTTAACAATGCCGACAAACCCTAAAACTTTTCCTCCCGtcaatcataattcataactgctcgtgtttttcttttcatccatATAGTAACATTAATGAAAAGATTACTGAAAATAGAGAATGTATTTGGTTATGCATCATCATTTTGATATGTGTTAGCCTCACGTGTGATACACCAATAAGACTATGACAAGTTGGACCCATATCACACGAGTCAATCACGGAACAAATGGATGTGGTGGGCACACCAAGACTAGTTTTTTGCCTTCTAATTATACCCCCACATAGATCATtaactataatataataaatattaacttaATAATCTATAGCGTATGAGCAATGTTTCCTATGGCATGGAACGCTTATATGGTAAGATTTGAAGAAAAGGTAGTTTGTCTTTATCGTCATATGCAGCAAGtataaacaaaaagaatatGTTCGCACAATCCAAGGAGAAAATGTTGATTGTAGTTGCTAGGAGTTAATTGAGGATAATGGTTAATGGGCAATGGCATATACCTCCACCTTAgtaacacaataataataataataataataataataattaaagaataacAAATGGTTCTTAAAAACCCATGATTACGTGAGTTGTTCCATAAGAAGATTGAATGGTGGGTATAGTGGGCATGTGAATTGCAAACAATATTTTCCGGGACAATATCATATGTTTGCCATTGCCGAAGTGGGTTTTACTGTGGAATATGGAGAGTgtatgaagaaaacaaggagGAGAGCCATCTAACCCAAAAAGAATGCCTAAAATatctaaaatcatatttatcgTGATCTgcttttttttctaatcttgagttttttattatcatgttaTAAGTGTAAAATTGTCATCAACTTTTTCTCTGGATCTTTTTtccattatatttttcaatctaTAAGATTCAAATGAGATACTTTACTTAAGAAATCTAAACCCAAATTCACTCGTACCTTCATagtgattttaaattataagtacgAAAGCATTTTCCTAGAGACATTTAagagaacaaagaaaaaatagcaAACAGTTATACATTGATCAACAGGGGATAATTTTTGTAtctaactatttattttaatttattgtgcaAAGACCTTCCAATCAAAAATAGcaaattataactaaataaaaaaaatgaagacgaGGTgtgtgaaagagagaaaaaacaaaaaattgacaacGATTGCAAATCAAAGGCATTGAAAGCAAGAAACAAGGAGTCAGTGGCAAttcttattgattttttttctttgttaccGATTCTCATAGAGGAAGAACATTTTTGTtacaattgttattatttttttttttttaccaattttcttttgtttcaagTTGCATTACAATTGTATGTCACAATACTTAAGTTACTCCAACTGATCaagttgtatttttatttatatttattgtagTATATGCAATAATGATTTCCCTCAAAGTATCATGCTTCCTTAGATATTTTATAGGCGTTCAAAATTTGTTTTGGATGTgttgaaaactaattttttaccCATGCAATAGCACGGAAATTTACTCTTATTTTAGTACCTtcctaatatttataaatgcatttaatcattatcattttacattattaattttatttatatatcttttttttaccatatttATATATCTCAATATTATTTAGGTGttcaatttattattcaaatctTTTTTATGCTATAATTATGCGTGAGTTCAACGgaattacttaatttatttaagagtATTTCACTTGAATAAGAAACATTGAATcagtgaaaataacaaaatcgaCCTTAAGTTATTGTTAGTCTTTGTGTGGgttaatatatataagtttgtTAATTGGACCAATACCTATGGATTACTTGTTAGATTTCTAATATCAGAATTTTTTATAGtcactatatataataaattatatatattaatctttacTTCTTATCCATTTTTTAATAGCTTTTTCAACTAAAGAAACAATAAAGACTCTATACTGCTTGACCATTTAATTATTGAAGCATTTTTCATGTATGTTATAAAGAACGAGTGCTTTACACTGTTGCATATAATggtcaattgttttttttttcttttttgaaaaagtCCAACCCATTTGATTAACGCGGTATtaacaattacaaaatttacaTTATTGGTTTTCTCCAATAGATTAATTGACTCGAAACTATTTTAACTTGCTACTATGAAAGTTTGGAATGTTCTATTGCccatgaaatattaaaaaaaaaaaaaacaaaggtggAGTGATCTCATGCATGAAAACATTTACCATCCATATGCATAGTCTCATAGGCAACTCATTCAACTTTGAACACGATCGAGAACCAACACGAAGGCAAGATTATCCGCactaataataacttttttaaaaccaaaagaataaaatatggaAACGAGATAATATGACGTAACAAAATTCATCTTATCACTAACATAGTTAACTCGGTTTGTCCTTCTCACCTCCTCCACTTACAACACTGCCTCCCCCGCCTTCATATGCCGTACTTAAGAAATGATCATTGGATGATTAGTGATAGATTTGCATGTGTTTGAAATTTGTATGAATTATTTTACatgcattcaattttttttctctgccACGTGAAATTTCAATACTTAGAATTGATTGTTggaaattttcaataaaccttataaaaatatcaaataagcaTCAAAACACGTTAAGTCAAGGACGTTTTAAGGAATACCTGAATCCATAGAGCTTGATTAATACGCAACGAAATCTTACGGTAGTTACGAACAATTAgtttaatgaccttcctcaaccaaatcaccttcttccttatgagacctttgttttctctttggatGGGGAGAAGAGAAACTTTTTGTTAATCTGGTGAGGAGTATAACCATgccttatgttttaaatttattagggTTCTCATTATCCTTTAATGGATCAAACTAATTTCCGCTTATTAAGCTCATATCAATTATTCGTTGACAATGTAATGAACTCacttaaatatatcattttatattttatattaaacccatttaaatataaataacgtagtccatattaattaattagaaattataaaattcctaacactGATATGAAAAGGATCAATCTCTCCAAAATTTCAATGCCTTATACgatgttttcaaaatttaggTCATAAAAACCGAATAGGAACATTAATGATTTGGGAGCATGTCTCTTAGAgcaaacctaaaaaaaaaaacaatctacATATATAGTTGTATCATAGTAATTACCACTCAAAGATAGAGTTGTACTTCATTCGGCACATTGAGGACAGTTCCAACAATGTAATTCGATCCCTCCTCCAGGCGATTCAGGTCTTCCAGTCGCTCTTGTTCTTTCTCGCCATTGCTCCTCCTCCACTTTCTTCTCCTTCTGCAGGTTTTttctacttatttatttttgctgGTGAATTTCAGAACCTGCATGCAGAGACGTACATTCTTTGAATGACTACGCACAGTCAAAGAAAAATGCGACCCTtggatttaaagttattttttaaaatacgcCCTGCCTCACGATCTTTCTCCGACAGAAACCTCCCACGGAATTGAAGGATTCACAATGAATCCTTGAAGGTGATATAACTTAATCACCGTTCAACTTATTGCCTCCATGATAATTGTTGCACATGCATAACTTTTCCACTCAATTTATACAACAATTATCTACTTTTTTTCCCCCTCATTTATTGCTTAGTTTGATCTCAGATAAGATTTAAtgcttttattgaattttattcctTGTAGATAAGTTTTTGTTTGGGCCACTATTTGATTATGATTCGGGTTGGGGGTGTGGGGTGAAATGGTGTAAAGATATTATAAGATATTGATATTGCACGTGTGATCAATATATTCTATGCtgttaaaatattatacataattatgatattattttattatatattatgatgTAATTGTTTTGCTGAAATTTTACTCCCGATTACTTAGACAcacttatttttgaaataataatcatgaaaaaaatttatcaaataaaatgatcatgaaaatgttaaaattgaaaaaaatgtgctAATTAGGTCACTTTTAAGGCAAAAAAAAGAGGCGAGTGGAAATAAAACCACACTGAACATTCTAATTATGTTGGCATCCTCGATGATAAAATGCCACACACATCAAGCTAAGAaatcttattaataaaaaagataggataacagaAAATCACGGGGAGTGGACAAAAATCAAACCCATGGAAAGACAAACTATTTGAATCTATATATAGTttgtaaaatcatatttattcttattaaatTCTGTAGCTATCAAACAAGGGACCGAATCCCACCAATAGAAACCATGAGAAATAGAGGCTTTGGTGGCAAGAAGGTCTGCACCAGTATTAACTTCTCTAAAGATGTGACCTGCCAAAAAGTTCATAGAAGAAGTAAAGTTTATACAATTGCACCATCCATTAATAGATCAAGGAACTAAAACCGGGTTTTTGAAAGGTTGCACAACCATGGAGAAGTCGCATTCAAGTCAGATTGATGCATCCTTTATTGCTGCTGGTTTCAATTAGGGTGTTATGTgtctaatttattatattatatgagaGCAAAAGTGtataacttaaatataattttgttgttcttgtttaaTCCACAATCTTGTtctcttaattataaaataggGACATTTggtgtttatattttaattttttttttaattttggttcaatatttaattttatctattgttttatttcttttattttggtaCAATTGAATATTAGACTTAACATATTCATAAGGTATAATcaataaatgatttaattaattaaaatacaataaataaaagaaataaatatagacAAAATTAAGTAttggattaaaattataatttttttaaaataaagaaatcaaatgtctctattttaaaacAAGAGaaccaaaaattcaaatttgacaaaattggaGGACTGAAGCTATATTTAAGTCAAAAGTgtaatttaaatgatattttaagggaataaaatattttatccttaataatatgattttgtagCTTTGTTTTTAAAGACGCTTTGAATTAAAGTATGACTacattgtaattttaaatatttatgtatcatgacttttaattaaagtactttgttattttaaccaaatttaaatcaatagtaaatatacttttatatttttttaacttttaaagagGCAAATCTATCATGATTATATTTATACTACCATTATAGAAACAAACGAAGGGAATAAAACCGCCCAACTCTATATGTTGAGGATCTAATTTGTACAATTGAAAGTcaagaaatcaaaatcaaacaattaCTATATCTAATATAAAggttaaaattgtaattatattttggcttaaatatgtttttatccttaataaatacttaatttttggattttttcttaatatttttttttgccttaaactcctaataaaatttatcagcaaacataaaatttaataatttattatagattaaaaaatgtgtcaataacaaaaaaataaaattgttatttgacCAGATATTTaacgtaaaataaaaatttattaaagaacaaataaaaaatcgCGTATTTATTAAGGATGaagaatatatttaagtcttactattttttttagggtGTGTTACTTGAATGATTGAGCCTATTTTACATTTTAGATTGATGATTTCAGAAGCCAAAAAGAGGATGCAGAAGCCACTcggaggtgcaggaagcaacatCGTAGAAACATTTATAAACCCATGAAATTCGTAATTGGGCCGAATCCCATTATCGTCCATTCCAAGAGAGAAGCAACTAAGTGCAGTACATTATGGAATTCAGAAATTGCAGATTCAATTCAACGGTTGAGTGTTGATTCATTGTACTTGTACTAGCAGCAGCAATTTGTTTCGTGAACACTTGCAGCTTCGGTTTCTTAATTCATCTTCGCTAGGGTTTTTGAAGTTGACGATGGCTTCCCCTCCTCATTTCGACGACGTAAGCCCCAACATTTTTCACCCCTCGCCACTTGCTTTCTCACGCGCAATTTGCTTAACATTTTCCATTTCTTCTCAAACGCAGGACTTTGATTTTGGAGGCGGTTTTAGCGGAACGCAATCAGGTGttgctttttgttttcaaacgcaCGTTGTAATTGTTGCGCAAATTGCGATGGTTCCATTGTTCTGATGTAGATACTATAGGTAATAAGAGGCCATCTCCCGACTATGACGAGGATGAATATGAAAATGATCCTTTTGGACACAAGAAGGTAATCGATAACCAATTCTTCATGCTTGTTCTATCGGATGTTCGagacttcattttctgaaaatctaaAACTGCAATATGTGCTGTTTGCGTTCAGGCCAAATCAAAAGCTGAAGAAGCGGCTTCTGGTGTGACCACAGGAATGATTTTGTCTCTTCGTGAAAGGTATTTCTAAGTACACCTGGTGTGGAATGTAGTTATTATACTCTCTTAAAATTGCGTTGAACTGTTTGCGCCTAAAAATTTTCTGACTTTGTTTTTTGCAGTCTTCAGAACTGTAAGGACATGCTTGCTACATGCCAAGTATGTTTTCCTTTAACaaattgctaaaaaaaattgaactactGTTACTGTTATTAAGGGAAGCGTACTTTAGTTATAGTTTTTCTATAAACTCTATGATTATGAATGATGTGGATAGAAGAATGCCCATATACACTCTTCTGTTTATTTTAGAGATTAGAGATAATTCACATAGCAGACCCTAAGCTGTTGGAGTTGAGTATCTTACCGGCCTGGCCCAAAGTTTTGCATATAGGTTGATTTGTATCTTTTTGTTTCCTAAAAACGTTTCCTGGATCACTGTATATTCCAGAATGAACTTGAGGCTGCAAAATCTGAGATTCAGAAGTGGCATTCTTCATTTCAAAATGAACCTTTTATATCTGCTGGGACCACTCCAGGTTAGTTTATGCTTGTTAAGCAAGTGGCATATGTATTTGTTGTtcatgaaatgatttttttaatagttgttTGCTGTGTTTTAAATATATAGCTAAGTAATTATTTATGCTTTCTACTTTCTAGCACCGAAATCGGTGATTAATTATCTTCAAGCTCTGAAATCATCTGAAGAGTCTTTAAGAGAGCAGGTTCAGgatttagtttttcattttcctGCTTCAAAACAATTCAATATACGTTGATCATATTTTGTTGACCCCATTCTCTTGTCTATTGGTTATCAGCTTgaaaaagcaaagaaaaaggaagcTGCATTCATTGTCACATTTGCCAAACGGGAACAAGAGATAGCAGAGTTGAAGGTTGGTAATAATATTCTGAAACTAaggtttttattctttatagcaGTTGTGcgtgttattttaattattttgtgttaTAATACCAGACTATATTCCCTTTTTCCCttagaaataatatatttttcttgagATCTCCAATGCTTCTTTAGCTGAAGTTGCTGCAAAGCTCTATAAAGCCTTGAATCATGAAGGGTTTTATATCACCTAACAGTTATTCACCTGGTTGGAAGTTAGAAAGCATTTGCAccactcaaaattgaactttTCTTTAGAAATATGTGCTTTGGTTTCATTCTGTTTAGTAGTGATATGTCGGTTACCATGGTTGTCAAAAAATGGTTTgatggaaagagaaaaaaaaagtaacaacagAATATGAATGCTACTGTGAGATTGGAAAGGTGGAGTGATCTTGATTCCAGCAGACTCATTTATGCTTGGATCATGTTCAGCTATCTTGTCTAGTCATAGAATTGTTATGATCTTACAATCCTGCTGAACCCACCTTAGCCACAAAATGCACTTGAATGAACAGCCAAATTTTTAAGAGGACCCATACCAAACCCTGAAGATGGCAGCGGAAAACTAACCAAAACTAGAAATCCAAATTCTTGTAGCTGCTTGGCTGTTGTGACCTTAGCTGCAACTGAAATCTACAATTAAGGTAGTTTTTGGCTAAGGTTTTTTCTTTTAGCCTTTCTTATCCTTCAAAGGAAAAGTTGAGTCAAGAActtgagaaaaactcttaaaaattaagaagtttaatttttttgtataataagAAAAGGGTGGAAAgtacatttcaaaaacatagTATCCAATAGTGGTCATGATAGTGGTGGAGCAGCAGTGTGCTGCTATGCAAGCATTATTGCGTCTCAGGTTTGTGATGCGGCTAAAATTCTGGCACAATGGAGTGGCAGCAATCCGCTCCTATGGTGGTTACTTGTTGGTAATACTAAGATGTCATTTTCTCTTTGCCCTATTAGGGTTTTGGGACTTATAAGCCAAGCCACTGCCGCTGATTTTACTAATCCCCCaactttttttatgttgttgctattgttatcatcatcatcatcatcaactcTCACCATCGCACACATGTTGAAGTTggtattcttttttacttaatatatatatatatatatatatatatatatatatatatattcttgcgAGGGCGAgtcctggtgcagcggtaaagttgtgccttggtgacttgttggtcatgggttcgaatccggaaacagcctctttgcatatgcaagggtaaggctgcgtacaatatccctcccccataccttcgcatagcgaagagcctccgggTAATGgagtacgaagttttttttatatatattcttgaaAGCATTTattagagaaataaaataaaatactatttattctatttaaaatatatatttctaaaattatatatgcatcattatgatattttttttacaaaaaattactattaaatagtttttgtgacaatctaataattattttattgatttttcaaaagttttGTCACCATAATGATGAATACGATGATATTTTAAGTTTCTAAAGAACTAATTTATTGTAGATTAAATTTTGAGAAACTATTTTGCTGATAAAACTGattgagggcgagccctggtgcagcggtaaagttgtgccttggtgacttgttggtcatgggttcgaatccggaaacagcctctttgcatatgcaagggtaagactgcgtacaatatccctcccccataccttcgcatagcgaagagcctctgggcaatggggtacgaagttttttattttgctgaTAAAACTCTTAAAGACTAATATACTGGAATTTTAAACAAAACTAGTTCAGTACCAAGATTTTGAAAGATTATTCTAATGACTtgtaactttaaaaaattaacttaagtttgcttcaaatattacgtaacatttatttttaaaattattgaaagtttctaataaacattaaatattttggttcaatcataaattcataataataCCAGTGAGCCATGTTGGTTCAATGATTGGTATgatttttaaaaccttggtaTGAAAGTCAAGAAAAGCTTGAAATTGATCCATTCTGTTTGGACCATTTTATTTAACCTTGTCATATGATTATGAGTCTTATCTTGATTAGAAGATTCAAAGCCAATTGCAATTTACAGATTTTAatagtttatataattatatttttaaattttatttagtattgttatttctagttttaattttatcttgttCATGTGGCTTTCTAAACTTTTCCAGTCTGCTGTACGGGACCTGAAATCTCAATTCAACCCAGCTTCTATGCAGGTATTGTTTATAATTGAGTGTTTTTAGTGTatctctaaaaataatttttttcagtgatcattcttcattcttcatcaatTAATTTCAGAAAGCACTATAATTTTCCAACTTCTTTGAGCCGTTTAAATATTGTTGTACTGATTCCTTGCTTTTGTTTCTTAGATTTTTATTGGATTTTATGTTGTGCATGTCTCATCTTTTAGCAGAAATGTTTATGCTATGTTATCAAGTGCTGAATAGAGATTTCAAGTTTGCAGCATGGATGATGGTCTAACATCGTCTGTTTATTCGCAAAGTTCTTTGTAACCCAATTGATTTAGTTCAGTTAAAATTTCAGTTTAAACCAAGAaagatttatatttttcctcCTTGAAAATAGAGAGATAATTCCTCAAGAAGTTTTCCTCGAGTTGAGCTTTTATTATGTTCTGTAGTAAATAAAACCTGCAATGTTTAGTTGGTTGTAATTCTGCAAACTCCTTTGTTTTATATCTCCCCTTATCTTTTAGACCATTTGGCTTTTGCTACTATATGGTACAAGAACTgggttgttaaaatattttgtacatGGTAAAAGCTTGTTTATAATGCTAAATTATCCTGGAGGCCACTGTTAGCTGTAGACTGTTCAGGTTTTTTGGGATCTTGACTGCCCACTTATTTAGATAATGTATATCAACTGAAAAAGGGTGGGTAGTGGAAAAATCACACTACTTGCCAGTTGCCAGTGTGctttttagttaaatttgtttaataGATTTGTAATGACCCTGCTACTGACTCTGGGGACTGATCCTGCTGGGATATTCTTTGCTAACGTCTGAATTCAATAGTTGTCACAGAAAATAATATACTGACATTGAATTTGATAAAGGTTGCTCTGTTGTACTTTTACAACTTAATATATGTTCATAGCCGCATGTGTATTGGttgaaactttaaaataaatgttgctGTGCAAATTCCAAATCAATTTAGCTGTATGTTGCATTTCATTTCTGTTTTTGGTTCTCCCTGAAATGGTAGTACTGTATTtccttttgcaatttaatttgcAGGCTAGGAGGTTGTTACTAGATCCAGCAGTTCATGAAGAGTTCACACGATTGAAGGTTTGTTATTaaactgttttttatttttattgacttaaGTTTGGTCTTCTGAAACTTAAGGAACTGATGATTATGTGTCATATAACTCATGTTGTCTTAGGTAAATGTCAGTCGAGGTTGTTGTCGTAGATTTATCTCCTCAGAGATATAGATAGTGAAGAATTGACTTGTCTTCCTCTATTATGAACAATGCTCTGTTTATTTCATAATTGTAATTCCATCCTTTGTTCATTGAAGAATTTATGAAGACATTTTACTACCTTGGATGtaacaaaatgaaatggaaCCATTAGTTTTAAATGGAAGAGGGTAAAAAAGCTTCCTAGTTTTAGAATGTGATTCAAATACAAAGCATAGAGACAGAGAGGATATTTACATTGGTGATGATTCAGTCAAGTGTTTCTTACAAGAGTTTTCATCTGAACATAGAATTTAGTTgaagaaaaggataaaaaagtAAAGGAGTTGCAAGATAACATTGCTGCTGTAAACTTTACTCCCCAAAGCAAGATGGGGAAGATGCTGATGGCTAAATGTAGAACCCTACAGGAGGAAAATGAGGAGATTGGGAATCAAGCTTCTGAGGGCAAGGTAATGTTCTATTATTTGCTTTATGCTTCTGTTactttttttaaccttttacCTCATTCGCCTGGGAGCTGATTTTCTCCTA
This genomic interval from Glycine max cultivar Williams 82 chromosome 5, Glycine_max_v4.0, whole genome shotgun sequence contains the following:
- the LOC100796750 gene encoding FKBP12-interacting protein of 37 kDa isoform X2; the protein is MASPPHFDDDFDFGGGFSGTQSGNKRPSPDYDEDEYENDPFGHKKAKSKAEEAASGVTTGMILSLRESLQNCKDMLATCQNELEAAKSEIQKWHSSFQNEPFISAGTTPAPKSVINYLQALKSSEESLREQLEKAKKKEAAFIVTFAKREQEIAELKSAVRDLKSQFNPASMQARRLLLDPAVHEEFTRLKNLVEEKDKKVKELQDNIAAVNFTPQSKMGKMLMAKCRTLQEENEEIGNQASEGKMHELAMKLSVQKYQNAELRCQFEGLQKHMDGLTNDVDRSNEMATG
- the LOC100796750 gene encoding FKBP12-interacting protein of 37 kDa isoform X1 — protein: MASPPHFDDDFDFGGGFSGTQSGNKRPSPDYDEDEYENDPFGHKKAKSKAEEAASGVTTGMILSLRESLQNCKDMLATCQNELEAAKSEIQKWHSSFQNEPFISAGTTPAPKSVINYLQALKSSEESLREQLEKAKKKEAAFIVTFAKREQEIAELKSAVRDLKSQFNPASMQARRLLLDPAVHEEFTRLKNLVEEKDKKVKELQDNIAAVNFTPQSKMGKMLMAKCRTLQEENEEIGNQASEGKMHELAMKLSVQKYQNAELRCQFEGLQKHMDGLTNDVDRSNEMVLMLQDKLEEKDQEIQRLKDELQPKSLVVEDEKTDPASNRNYDETIPTEAAK